The stretch of DNA gtgtaacttttataatattttacttaaaaaaattccaaaatgcCAAATCTGAGCTATCGAACAGAGTTCCTCGTGGAACAGTTGGCTGCCAATCATtgtactattttatttatattcccAATAAAATTGCGTTGGCCCATTTCTATTGTCCACAAATTATACCTCTTTTCTCAGCCCTTTCATGGAGGATTACACCCTTTCCATACCTCTCCTAGCTACCCCCGCCGGCGCTCTCACCACCACCATTGCCCCTACCAGCTGCGCAACCaaaaaagatgatgaaaatgggGTTTTCTCATCGGGTTCCAGTATTATTTACCGTCTTCTTTTGGTAATTCTCATCGGAACAATCTCCATATGGGCAAACCACGAAGCATCAAAAGGATTCAAGGTAACCATAATTAATGCCGCCGCCAAAGAATCTCCGGCAGGGCGACGGTTTGATCTCTTTTACGTATCAAACGATGAAGCCACTCGGATCATCTTGAGCACAAGCGCCGTGGTCGAGAACATTCTTTATGCAGATCAGTCCGAAGACCAAACAAAGAAGCCAGTTCACCATGTCGTTCTTCAGCTGGCTGCCGGCGACAACCTGACAGCGACCAAAGTCAGTGTGGACACAAGCAGAAGCAAAGAACCAGTTTATGTCATCAGTTTAAGTCCATCAATAATGGAGGAAAGTAATGTCAAGTACAGTGTCATATCAACCATACAACGTGCCATGGCTCGGATATGGCTCTGGGATGGCAAGTCCAGGGCTCCACCTTGGCTCATAGCTGGCATGGAAGAGTATATATGGATGCAGGCTGGATTTGGCCACCATGATAAAGAAACAGCACTACATTCAAGATCAAAATTCAGACCAGAACAGTTTTGTTCAGTTCTTTCTCAGGTATGTTCCAAATCAAGTAAGTTGAGGCCTGGGTTGAAGATGAACATTAGTGCCATTTGTGGCGATCATTGGAAATGGGaaaaaacaggtggagtttgcagggaagaagatgataagaACCCAAAGATTGTGGCACTGGCTTTGGGTTACATTGAGCAGAAACACAAAGGGTATGTTCAAGGATTGAATCAGATTCTAAGAGATGGATGGGATTGAAGAAAGCAGTAGCTGTCAAATTTTTTTGGAACAATTTGGGTTCACATGGTTTGGGGCCAACCAGTCCATTATTTCATGTTGGAACGATATGGACGAGGCATGTTAAAAATGGGTGTTATGTCTTGTTATATGATATTGATATCTCCACCTATTATCAACTGATTCTATAGATAGAATGCAGATCATTTCccttttttgtataaatttttgtCATTGATTATCTATATTGCTTGTAGGGTGTAAGAAACGGCATTAACGTTGAAGTTTATATTTTCAAATCTATAGAATCTTGACCTTAAAGCGCAACATCATCTTACTTATCTAAAATAAAGTCAAGTTGCCATATTTTATGTTTGATGAGTTGTTTTCGTTTAACCAATTAGAATATCAATCGACGTGAAACACAAAATTGAACAGCAATGCTGAAAATTCCAAGAAAACTCCTCATTATATTCATTAACAAATAAAAGATTAacttatagtaaataatgttacatgaacaaaaaaaattaatatttgttaatgcCAAttgcaatttgaaaaaaaaaagagttggcAGATAAACGTATCATATTTCACCTTTAATCATGCTTATTATTGAATTCAAACATGTAAGATACAATATAAGAATTGAATCCAAAACTTTTAATGCAATTCAAATTTTCTAATGTAGAAGTTTGGATCTTCAAGAAGATTGATACCTAGAAGATAAGTGCCATGGTGTGAAATATAAAAGACATGTTTTTATGGTAGTTTAATTTAGTGGAATTAAACCATAGTAATTTATTGCAATTTAACAAGCTTTGCATAACTTGTTTAGGTTAAAAATGACAATTGACATAGCATTATATAGGAAATTTTTTATTGTGTTGTAAgtgaattgaattgagttaaCCGATTGAAAATCCTAACTTTAGAGGAAAAGTCTTAGAGAGTGTGTGATCTAATTTGAGTATAGGAGTGAGTTTTCTACTTGGTGAGTGAGTGAAACTTATATCATAGGTTGTACTCATTGAGCATAGTGGATTAACTCTCTAGACTAGACCTCGTAGACATAATAAGTTTTAACTACATGAACAAACTTTTGGTGTCCATCTCTATTTTTACTACAGTAGTCACTTAGGCCAATTGCAACTTAACATATATCGAAACTAATATATAACAGGAAAAACTCAATAA from Gossypium hirsutum isolate 1008001.06 chromosome D04, Gossypium_hirsutum_v2.1, whole genome shotgun sequence encodes:
- the LOC107959723 gene encoding uncharacterized protein gives rise to the protein MEDYTLSIPLLATPAGALTTTIAPTSCATKKDDENGVFSSGSSIIYRLLLVILIGTISIWANHEASKGFKVTIINAAAKESPAGRRFDLFYVSNDEATRIILSTSAVVENILYADQSEDQTKKPVHHVVLQLAAGDNLTATKVSVDTSRSKEPVYVISLSPSIMEESNVKYSVISTIQRAMARIWLWDGKSRAPPWLIAGMEEYIWMQAGFGHHDKETALHSRSKFRPEQFCSVLSQVCSKSSKLRPGLKMNISAICGDHWKWEKTGGVCREEDDKNPKIVALALGYIEQKHKGYVQGLNQILRDGWD